Proteins encoded in a region of the Balaenoptera musculus isolate JJ_BM4_2016_0621 chromosome 21, mBalMus1.pri.v3, whole genome shotgun sequence genome:
- the TTI2 gene encoding TELO2-interacting protein 2 encodes MEPHGSRESPPREGSSFPGRWPSSALGQAFSHILHQFAGQESRRGKARNAALRDLSALLEAKECDQLFEGSDTSLRGMPEMLGQVAKALGKYAGPPEGPEGGSDRHSEVAEKAAAVGLLFLKLLRKVETAKNSLVCPAWKAGLRHLAGPVYIFAVTHNLEQPWTSPKSQGVAGQVLALLLQVTECGSVAGFLHGENEDEKGRFTAVMGLLKPDLNKDSWKNNPATKHVFSWTLQKVTRPWLSQHLERVLPPSLLISDDYQTENKILGVHCLHHVVLNVPAADLLQYNRAQVLYHALFNHLYTREHHLIQAVLLCLLDLFPILEKALHWKGDAARPSTHCDEVLQLILTHMEPEHRLLLRRTYARNLPAFVKRLGILTVRHLKRLERVIIGYLEVYDGPEEEARLKILEALKLLMQYTWPRVPCRLVVLLKALLKLICDVATDSSLTPESVKSALLEEATDCLILLDRCSQGQVKGLLAKIPQSCEDNKVGNYIRRVQQVSEGAPYDAT; translated from the exons ATGGAGCCTCACGGCTCTCGGGAATCCCCACCCCGGGAGGGCTCTTCCTTTCCTGGACGGTGGCCTTCCTCCGCCCTCGGACAGGCCTTCTCCCACATCTTGCACCAGTTTGCCGGCCAGGAATCCCGACGGGGCAAGGCCAGAAATGCAGCTCTTCGGGACCTCAGTGCTCTACTAGAAGCCAAAGAATGTGATCAGTTATTTGAGGGGAGTGACACCTCGCTCCGTGGAATGCCCGAGATGCTGGGGCAGGTGGCAAAAGCCCTGGGGAAGTATGCAGGTCCTCCCGAGGGGCCGGAAGGGGGAAGTGATCGTCACTCCGAAGTGGCCGAGAAAGCGGCAGCAGTTGGGTTACTCTTCCTTAAGCTGTTGAGGAAAGTTGAGACCGCTAAGAATTCCTTGGTTTGCCCTGCATGGAAGGCAGGCCTCCGTCACTTGGCAGGACCCGTCTATATTTTTGCCGTCACACACAACTTGGAGCAACCGTGGACCAGCCCAAAATCTCAGGGCGTCGCTGGACAGGTGCTCGCCTTACTGCTTCAGGTTACCGAGTGTGGTTCTGTGGCTGGATTCCTCCACGGagaaaatgaagatgagaaaGGGAGATTTACTGCGGTCATGGGGCTTCTCAAACCCGATTTGAATAA GGACTCCTGGAAGAATAACCCAGCCACCAAACATGTTTTCTCATGGACTCTGCAAAAGGTCACTCGACCCTGGCTGAGCCAACATCTGGAAAGGGTACTTCCCCCATCATTGCTCATCTCAGATGACTATCAAACCGAGAACAAAATCCTGGGTGTCCACTGCCTCCATCACGTTGTGCTAAATGTG CCAGCTGCTGATTTGCTGCAGTACAACAGGGCCCAAGTCCTATACCATGCCCTTTTCAACCACCTGTACACACGGGAGCACCACCTCATTCAG GCTGTGCTCCTGTGTCTGCTGGATTTATTCCCCATCCTGGAGAAAGCCCTGCACTGGAAGGGAGATGCAGCCCGACCCAGCACACACTGTGACGAGGTCCTGCAGCTGATCCTGACGCACATGGAGCCCGAGCACCGCCTTCTCCTACGCAGGACTTACGCAAGAAACCTACCGGCTTTTGTGAAGAG GTTGGGGATCTTAACTGTCCGGCACTTGAAGAGGCTGGAGCGAGTCATCATTGGTTATCTGGAGGTTTATGATGGACCCGAGGAGGAGGCTAGATTGAAGATATTGGAAGCCCTAAAACTTCTCATGCAGTATACTTGGCCCAG AGTTCCCTGTAGACTTGTGGTCTTACTGAAGGCTCTCTTGAAACTGATATGTGATGTAGCAACGGATTCAAGCCTCACACCCGAATCTGTTAAGAGCGCCTTGTTAGAAGAGGCCACAGACTGCCTGATTCTCCTGGACCGCTGCTCTCAAGGACAGGTGAAG GGTCTCCTGGCTAAAATCCCCCAAAGCTGTGAAGACAATAAGGTGGGGAACTATATCCGAAGAGTGCAGCAGGTTTCTGAAGGCGCTCCCTACGATGCAACTTAA